AATTGAAAAGGCTGCATCGTCAGTCACGTGTAAGAGCAGAAAATCAGTTTAAAGTCAGAACAGAGCTTCTCGCGCACAGGTGAGTTTACCTGAGGAGTGCCGAGACCGGAAACCAGACACCCGCGGTCAAAGAAGACGACTGGAAGAAAAACCACCGAAGAAGAAGCTGAGCGGGTGGAGCTGATCGATCAGATGGAAGGTGGGTGACTGATAATCGATCCACACGTGACTAACCAGCTGATCGATGGCACGCGCAGCAAAAGGTATCAGCTGACTGGCGGAAGCCTTTCCGTTATTAATCAGCGGTCACGCGCTCAGGGTCAGAGCTTAGAGACCAGAACGACAACAAAGAGTGACGTCATATGTATACACTTGAGGTCCATGTAGGATTTCGCCTTTGCCTGGAGTCATGTGGACCATAAAGGTGGGCAGCTTGATATCGATTATTGACCAGCAGGAATCATTATCGCTTCAGACCGGCAGCGTTACCATGGTGAAATACCCCCTGACCCGGCTAAAGCCAGGTAAACCCTGAGTTACCTGGATAAGGTGACCTCTGCTGCAGAGCTCGAGTGGATGAGGTCAGGATCAGTGTAGCCAGACAAGGCAAGAAATCCTGGATATGTTGAACCTGCTTCATGGTGGGTTACGGTTAGTTACGGTTGACCTTTGACAGCTGAATGATGATGTAATGAGGTGACTTCCTGAAGGCTGCACAGGTTAAAGTAGCATCATGTCTTTGATTGGTCAGTGACGAGCAGCCgctcatatttgtttgtttttattttgctttacttcattttattaaaatttttgacatttgtatgttttttaaatgacttttttgaCAAAAATGTTGTTACGTTCTGAGCTGTGAGGTCACAGGAAGTGACAGAGGCCGCTGTGCGGCGGCGAGCTGCACGTTGAGAACCGTGGTTTACGCAGGTTTTATGGATTGTCTTGTCGTGTCGCCTGCACGCTCCGTCACTAAAACCATCAACAACAAAATGACGTGACTCTGTTCTCAGGTGACATCTCAGTGACGTcagcaaacaggaagtctgcTGCGATCACAGGAAGTGCGAGAAAGATCAAAGACAACGCTGCCGACTGGCACAACATGATGCTGCGGTGGGACAGGTTGAATGAGGACGGCTTCATGGCGGCGGCGAGCATCGTCAACATGAGGCGGTCAGTTTACTGATGATCTCAGGAATGCCAGGTGTTGCACGATCATGTGATTGATCGATCTGAAATCTGTTTTCAGTGCTCAGAGCGATCAGCTGCTGCTCAACAACTCTTCATCGCCTCCACCCTCTTCCTCACCACAGCACGTGGGCGGAGCCTCTGAGCTGCAGGACAAATGTCTCAAGCTGCAGGAAATCGTTGACCACATGGTGAAGCTTCAAAAAACTTTATATACACTTAGGttcagagacaaaaacaaaacactggttCAGAATCCAATCGATAATcaataatcacacacacacacacacagcagctccaTCAGTGATCAATAATGTGAGTGCAGAGAGTAAAAGCTCACACAGACCTTTCAAAAGAAAGTGAGAAAACAGCTTTTATTGACCACTGAACAAAAGCTGATCAGTACTGATCTTGACTGAGCATGTGACACAGATTAAGGCTCCTCCTCCTTGGGCTGATGCGCACAACTGCTTTATGAAGTTAAACTGAATCTCAGTTTGTTGATTTTAAAGTGATGCCATCATCAGGTTCACCTTTTCCCATCTTTCTCTGAGTGAGCTGGATCAGTCAAACCTGAACTCCCAGACAGAGCTAATCAAGCAAGATAATAATCAATAACAGGAATCAGGAAGGAGGTTATCAGTGTTCTGCTGGAGCCTCTGAGCACACTCATATGACAAGCATTTTACACGCGTCATGTGACCGATGAAGGAGCTCTGCTCTGATAGGCTGAATAggtttgattctgttcatgaggacgcgttttcagtgggagaaacatttcgtcactcttCCAAGtgacagaatcaactttttgggattcgCTTACCTGGCTCATCGAGCATGCGTCAAGACCTCTTTAACACTGTGTGACATCatttcttgtttcctgtcagGCTGCTGTGGTGACGAAGATGGCTCgtctgatgacatcacagcgtGGAGTAGAGGATCTGGAGGCGTTTCAGTTTGGAGCCGAAGGAAGAAAAACTCCTCTGTTTCACAGCTGGAGCACCAGAGAGTTCGGTGAGCAGCGTGGCTGATGGAAACCGTGTAGCAGCTTGGACTCTGGTCAGATGAAGCTTAATTTTACATCTCACTTTAAATCCAATGATTCAGCCACACTTTACTGATGGAGCTGTGAGATTAGTTGCCCATAGCAACAGCCTCCAGGCAGATCCGCCCTCTACTCAGATTTTATTCAATTGTTTCTGCTGCAGTTTCTGCCCGTTCCATCAGTAACACTAACAAATTCCATTAATTCTGCCATTATAGGATAAAAATGCTTGAGGACTTAAATTGTGTCAACAATTATAATCTGATCTCATATCAACTTCACGATCAACGGTGGCTGCCTGACAGTCATTGTTTGAGTAAAACACCAAAGTTTCCAACGATAAAAGACAAACGTGGCTCAGCTTTCACTCAGCTGCCCACACGCTGAGCAGAGAGGGTTGAAGTCAGAGATGCAGAAGCTGTAAACGATCCAAATAGAGCCACACGGGATGAGCTGGAACCGGATCCGGTCTGAATCTGTGATCCGAATCCATTTTGGATCCGTCCTGCCGTGGAAGTGGACTCTGTTCCGGAGCTCAGACTTGGAACCTTTAAAATGTGGTTAGATGACATTCAGGGACTGAAATGTAATCGGATTACAATCAGACTGTCTGCAGCAGCTTTGAAACGTCACAGTCTCAGTTTAAGAGTCTAAAAGTCATCTGAGCTCATCTTCACTCAGATATTCTCCAGCGGTGACTATGATAAATGATCGATCGGTGATTAGAGTAACACAGTAAACGTTTGCAATGCAGGAAACTGACAGCGTCACTGTCCACAGAGTCACGGAGATGAAGAGTACAGATGATGATAGATCTGTGATGTCATCACTGTCTCTGTCCTGATACATTGATTACTGATTGACTGTCAGAGCTTCGtgttaaacacaaaaataacaaactaacataaatgTGAGACTTCAGCGTTTGTAAAGACTTCTGCAGATTGTCTCCTCTGAGCTCCAACTTCATGaatctgaggtcagtcagctgATTCAGGTGCAGCAGGAGGGGAGGAGTCAGGCAAAAAACACCTGCCAGCATACGGTTAGGTTCAGTGTTACCATGGTTACTGTCTCATAGTTGACGTTAactctctttctccctcatCTCGAGGTTAAAAGACTCAGTTGTAACTGAACCTGCTTCCTGTAACGTGCCCGAGTGAGGCAGCGCACTCACCTGTCCTGTCGTGGAGCTGCATGCTGTGATCTCTTtgtttaatttgtgtttcaggtGAAATCTCTCAGGTGCTGCTCGACTCGTTCCGTCGGGAGCTCCTCTTGAAGCAAACAATCCTGCAGGAAGTGGCTCacacagtgacctctgacctctgcatgGTCTTTCTGTCTTGCTGGCTCCATCAGCCGTTCATTCCCACGCAGAGCAGACTCAGGCTGGAGGCGTTGCTGCTGGAGACTGGGCACCGCCCACTGTGAGACCATCAGCCGCAACAGAGGAACGCCAGACTGATCAGTGACTCTATTGATCATCCATTAAACCTGATGCAGGTGTGAGCCTACCTCGATGAAGGAGACTCACTCAGCCCCTTTTTTGTTTGAGATCACAGGCAATAAACTGATCAATATGTGACCTGTCATCAGCACGGCGGAGCTCACCTGTCGCCTCACCTGTACTTGTGTGGCTTAATTCTGATGACatcattaatattaaacatCTCCACAAAGAACTTACCCGCTCAAGGGTTTGGTTGCCGTGGCAATGTTATGTTTGaagcgtttttgttttttcttgttacaTCACAAATTGATGGCAAGTTTGTTCAAACCGGAAGCGACACACCTGGTCAGACTCTGCATGAGCCACCTGTAGTGATGGCGTCTGGGTGCTGAAGCCCTCAGCCCGCCCTTTATGGATGTGATGTGTTTATGTGCCTGAAATAAAGACGGAGGTCTTTGTACACATGAAAAGTGTACAATAAAGTTGTTTTAaatctgctgtgtgtgttttaaattttcagtGGAAGCAAAAGGTGGACATCCCTGGTTAGAGGGTtgccaggtgtgtgtgtgcgcgagaACACAGACCCTCTGAGGCGGGTGGagttcagcttagtttattggGAGGAACAGGAAACACTCGAACAGGACAAACTTTTTTCCCTCTGTGCTCGCGTCGGTTCTCCGAATGTTCTCATCCCGTTTGGAGAACGTGTTGTGTGAATTttataaaaagtaataaaatagtgcaactttttaaactttatctACATATGAACATCCAACGGATCACTTCACGGTCAACGAGTCCAGACACAAAGTTTACACAttcacagccaatcagagtgcAGGAAACCAGGGAGGCtgctgatgacatcatcacaggTGGAACTAAACGAGCCAATTGGATGCACTGTACAGAACCCAGAGTCTGCAGAACACGCTACTGCACCTGGATGAAGGTGAAACCACCTGTTGCCATGACGCCATCCCTCTGCTTTCTGAACGCAGCTCCGAAGTCACGGCGAACATCATCAACAGGAGCTCCAGTCTGAACCAGAAATGACCGGACCTAAGTTTCCAGGTACGGTCTGGGGTCAGGTTAACGGAATTGTTCGTCCTGTTGTCCTCAGCAGGGCGGAGTCAGAGCAGGCGCCCCCTGCAGGTGGCAGTGTTTACTACAGCTGTAAAGTCCAGCAGAAACCTGAGGGGGGCGCCGAAAGTGCAGGATGGTGTCAGGTACGTCTGTCCGCAGCACTGCCTCACTCCACCTTAAAAGTCAGCGTGGTACAGACCAGGTGCTGGTTCCGGTCCAGGTGTTTACTGGGGGGCTTTGGCTCCGTCGGACGCCTCAATACCCAGCAGGGCCTGGACCGCCTCCAGTGGCACGCCCTCCGGGGTCTGGATGTGCATGGTGGTTCCATCTGGCCCGTTAACGATCACAATCCCGTCTGAGCCCGGTTCTGCCAGCTGCACCGTCAGCCCCTCCGTCTGGATGTAGATCTCCTCGCCCTCCTGCACCTCTTTGGCCTCCGAGGAGCCCGACTCAGGGTGGGAGGGGCTTAGAGTCTGGATCAGGCTGGATTCAGGCTTGATGACAGATCCGGGTGTAGGGGCGGGCTCAGATGACTTTGTGTCCGTGGGGTCACTGGGACCTGAACCCAGAGCTTTCTCCAGCTCCGTCACCCGGGGTCCGATGTCTGTAGAGCTTGACGCCTGTTCCTGGTGGACGTCATGGTCCTCACCTGGGGTCACTTCCATAGGGGTGTCAGGGGGCGGGGCCTGTGAGGAGCTGTGAGAAACACATTGCAGTGCAGTGAGACAGGAGCACTTTCCAGAAGTGACCTCACCTGAACTCGATTTTCTAGAAATGGCCgagtaaaaatacatttgcCACATTACGGAAACCCTGACCTCACAGGTCACCTGTGATCACATCATCACCTCAGGGCGTGGCTACCACGCACATGTACTCAGCAAACAGGAGGTAGAGACAGCTCACCCGGAGGAGTCAGCAGAGACTGTCAACAGT
This is a stretch of genomic DNA from Pelmatolapia mariae isolate MD_Pm_ZW linkage group LG16_19, Pm_UMD_F_2, whole genome shotgun sequence. It encodes these proteins:
- the cinp gene encoding cyclin-dependent kinase 2-interacting protein isoform X3; the encoded protein is MEGDISVTSANRKSAAITGSARKIKDNAADWHNMMLRWDRLNEDGFMAAASIVNMRRAQSDQLLLNNSSSPPPSSSPQHVGGASELQDKCLKLQEIVDHMAAVVTKMARLMTSQRGVEDLEAFQFGAEGRKTPLFHSWSTREFGEISQVLLDSFRRELLLKQTILQEVAHTVTSDLCMVFLSCWLHQPFIPTQSRLRLEALLLETGHRPL
- the cinp gene encoding cyclin-dependent kinase 2-interacting protein isoform X2, producing the protein MARAAKGDISVTSANRKSAAITGSARKIKDNAADWHNMMLRWDRLNEDGFMAAASIVNMRRAQSDQLLLNNSSSPPPSSSPQHVGGASELQDKCLKLQEIVDHMAAVVTKMARLMTSQRGVEDLEAFQFGAEGRKTPLFHSWSTREFGEISQVLLDSFRRELLLKQTILQEVAHTVTSDLCMVFLSCWLHQPFIPTQSRLRLEALLLETGHRPL
- the cinp gene encoding cyclin-dependent kinase 2-interacting protein isoform X1, producing the protein MVKYPLTRLKPGDISVTSANRKSAAITGSARKIKDNAADWHNMMLRWDRLNEDGFMAAASIVNMRRAQSDQLLLNNSSSPPPSSSPQHVGGASELQDKCLKLQEIVDHMAAVVTKMARLMTSQRGVEDLEAFQFGAEGRKTPLFHSWSTREFGEISQVLLDSFRRELLLKQTILQEVAHTVTSDLCMVFLSCWLHQPFIPTQSRLRLEALLLETGHRPL
- the cinp gene encoding cyclin-dependent kinase 2-interacting protein isoform X4, which gives rise to MMLRWDRLNEDGFMAAASIVNMRRAQSDQLLLNNSSSPPPSSSPQHVGGASELQDKCLKLQEIVDHMAAVVTKMARLMTSQRGVEDLEAFQFGAEGRKTPLFHSWSTREFGEISQVLLDSFRRELLLKQTILQEVAHTVTSDLCMVFLSCWLHQPFIPTQSRLRLEALLLETGHRPL